One part of the Trueperaceae bacterium genome encodes these proteins:
- a CDS encoding cytochrome c oxidase subunit 3 has translation MSHTVVAHSHEEYRSTRLPDIKLMMWIFLASDCMFFGSLIGSYLVYKDRSLVGPYPIDVFDINLTTISTFVLLMSSFLMVLALHELRVGNIKLFRLWTFGVAFFGSIFLGFQIFEFSHFVQEGLTLSQNLFGTTFFVLTGTHGVHVTIGVLLLLSLLIASYVRPVAAKDSVYLEVVGLYWHFVDIVWIVIFTVVYLVEFV, from the coding sequence GTGAGCCACACCGTCGTCGCCCATTCCCACGAGGAGTACCGCTCCACCAGGCTCCCCGACATCAAGTTGATGATGTGGATCTTCCTCGCCTCGGACTGCATGTTCTTCGGCTCGCTCATCGGCAGTTACCTTGTCTACAAGGACCGGAGCCTGGTGGGCCCCTACCCGATCGACGTCTTCGACATCAACCTCACCACCATCAGTACCTTCGTGCTGCTGATGAGTTCGTTCCTGATGGTGCTGGCGTTGCACGAACTGCGCGTGGGCAACATCAAATTGTTCCGTCTGTGGACTTTCGGAGTGGCTTTCTTCGGCTCGATCTTCCTGGGATTCCAGATCTTCGAGTTCAGCCACTTCGTCCAGGAGGGGCTGACGCTCTCGCAGAACCTGTTCGGTACGACGTTCTTCGTGCTCACCGGCACCCACGGCGTGCACGTGACCATAGGCGTGCTGCTGCTCCTGTCTCTGCTCATCGCCTCGTACGTCCGCCCGGTGGCGGCCAAGGATTCCGTCTACCTGGAGGTGGTCGGCCTCTACTGGCACTTCGTCGACATCGTCTGGATCGTGATCTTCACGGTCGTCTACCTCGTAGAGTTCGTCTAG